One part of the Segnochrobactrum spirostomi genome encodes these proteins:
- a CDS encoding arginase family protein, protein MPLVAPARPFIDWTVDTDPARWTPVPAAILGVTASEPYSGEPQPNDQASGPDAIRGQSHQFWDGADHWDFHLGGPLRAVLPNGGRDGGNLVLGDDGFRPYFDTCVATLARQFRTATLSVILGGDHGVTIPAVHALEAVGRPVHVVQIDAHLDWRDEVRGARLGYSSPMRRASELPWISGMTQIGLRGTGSARAGEVEAATRWGAQLFTADAVHEHGLGPVLATLEGKGPFYLTVDLDGFDPSVIPGVAGPAPGGLRLEQVVPILKTLARSGPLVGLDIVELAPSFDLANRISAITAGRLALIAIGAALSAS, encoded by the coding sequence ATGCCGCTCGTCGCACCCGCTCGCCCCTTCATTGACTGGACGGTCGACACCGACCCGGCGCGATGGACACCGGTGCCCGCCGCCATCCTCGGCGTCACCGCCAGCGAGCCCTATTCCGGCGAGCCGCAGCCGAACGATCAGGCCTCCGGGCCGGACGCCATCCGCGGCCAATCGCACCAGTTCTGGGACGGCGCGGATCATTGGGACTTCCACCTCGGCGGGCCCTTGCGCGCCGTTCTCCCGAACGGCGGCCGCGACGGCGGCAATCTGGTGCTTGGGGACGACGGTTTCCGCCCCTATTTCGACACTTGCGTCGCGACCCTCGCCCGGCAATTCCGCACCGCGACGCTCAGCGTCATTCTCGGCGGCGATCACGGCGTGACGATTCCCGCCGTTCATGCCCTCGAGGCGGTCGGCCGACCCGTCCATGTGGTGCAGATCGACGCCCACCTCGACTGGCGCGACGAGGTGCGCGGCGCGCGGCTCGGCTATAGCAGCCCGATGCGGCGCGCCTCCGAACTGCCCTGGATCAGCGGCATGACCCAGATCGGCCTGCGGGGAACCGGCAGCGCACGCGCCGGCGAAGTCGAGGCCGCGACCCGCTGGGGCGCTCAGCTCTTCACCGCCGACGCGGTGCACGAACACGGGCTCGGCCCCGTCCTCGCCACGCTCGAGGGCAAGGGGCCGTTCTATCTCACGGTCGATTTGGACGGCTTCGATCCGTCGGTGATCCCGGGCGTGGCGGGGCCGGCGCCGGGCGGCCTGCGCTTGGAGCAGGTTGTTCCAATCCTGAAGACCCTCGCCCGCAGCGGCCCGCTCGTGGGGCTCGACATCGTCGAACTCGCGCCGTCGTTCGACCTCGCCAACCGGATCTCGGCGATTACGGCGGGCCGTCTCGCCCTCATCGCGATCGGCGCGGCACTGAGTGCGTCTTAG
- a CDS encoding sensor histidine kinase, translated as MVFALVALGLTAGAMTGAADVGRSRALADVRSRSENAATLALAVLRGELEKQRAVPLILARDPDVRRALVGSDRRALDEKFDAIAAETRSSVIYLLDRDGVAIAASNWDEPQSFVGSDYAFRDYYRQAMVHGTAEQFALGTVSRRPGLYISRRIDGADGPLGVIVVKVEFNRVEADWTALGGQAYVTDARGVVLLSTVESWRFDVERPLAPEAAADIRRSLQFGAAPLEPLRISHDGGLVSAAGLRGRFVEATEVVPTTDWTLDVLLPADRAIRSAQTSLQIAAALVLMPGLGAAALVMRRRRRAQARLVAAARIKAELEQRVAERTAELAGANARLMEEIAERGRAQERLSDAREELAKANRLATLGQVTAGVAHEINQPLAAIRTYAENARAFLKRDDPTPADGALGKIVALTERIGAITDTLRGFARRGDGTTEPTALADAIVGALMILDAPLRQAGIRPSLTAVPPDLKVMARRVELEQVLVNLMRNAIEALSASAAPAGGDNPAAPLAVGVRVEGERVVVAIADRGPGLTEPEVAALFTPFRTSKPKGLGLGLVICHDIVARFGGTLTAACRPGEGCVFTIVLQRASQP; from the coding sequence GTGGTGTTCGCGCTGGTCGCGCTCGGCCTCACCGCCGGGGCGATGACGGGTGCCGCCGATGTCGGCCGCTCCCGGGCGCTAGCCGACGTGCGGAGCCGGTCGGAGAACGCCGCGACCCTCGCCCTCGCGGTGCTGCGCGGCGAGCTCGAAAAGCAGCGTGCGGTGCCGCTCATCCTCGCCCGCGACCCGGATGTGCGCCGGGCTTTGGTGGGAAGCGACCGCCGCGCGCTCGACGAGAAATTCGACGCCATCGCCGCGGAGACCCGGTCCTCGGTGATCTACCTGCTCGACCGCGACGGCGTCGCCATCGCCGCGTCGAACTGGGACGAGCCGCAGAGTTTCGTCGGGTCGGATTATGCTTTCCGCGATTATTACCGCCAGGCGATGGTCCACGGCACCGCCGAGCAATTCGCCCTCGGCACGGTGAGCAGGCGGCCCGGCCTCTATATCTCCCGCCGGATCGACGGCGCGGACGGTCCGCTCGGCGTCATCGTCGTCAAGGTGGAGTTCAACCGGGTCGAGGCGGACTGGACGGCGCTCGGCGGGCAGGCTTACGTCACCGACGCCCGTGGCGTGGTCCTGCTGTCCACGGTGGAGAGCTGGCGGTTCGACGTCGAGCGGCCGCTCGCGCCGGAGGCCGCCGCCGACATCCGCCGCTCGCTGCAATTCGGAGCGGCGCCGCTCGAGCCGCTCAGGATCAGCCATGACGGCGGTCTCGTCAGCGCCGCCGGCCTGCGGGGGCGCTTCGTGGAGGCGACCGAGGTGGTTCCGACCACCGACTGGACGCTCGACGTCCTGCTGCCGGCCGACCGTGCCATTCGCTCGGCCCAGACGAGCCTCCAGATCGCCGCCGCTTTGGTCCTGATGCCCGGCCTCGGCGCGGCCGCCCTGGTGATGCGCCGCCGGCGCCGCGCCCAGGCCCGGCTCGTCGCCGCGGCCCGCATCAAGGCGGAACTCGAGCAGCGGGTCGCCGAGCGGACGGCCGAACTCGCCGGCGCCAATGCCCGGCTCATGGAGGAGATCGCCGAGCGCGGCCGCGCCCAGGAGCGGCTCTCCGACGCGCGTGAGGAGCTCGCCAAGGCGAACCGGCTCGCGACCCTCGGGCAGGTCACCGCCGGCGTCGCCCACGAGATCAACCAGCCGCTCGCCGCCATCCGCACCTATGCCGAGAATGCCCGCGCCTTCCTGAAGCGCGACGACCCCACGCCGGCCGACGGCGCGCTCGGCAAGATCGTCGCGCTCACCGAGCGGATCGGCGCCATCACCGACACGCTCCGCGGCTTCGCGCGGCGCGGCGACGGAACGACCGAGCCCACCGCACTCGCCGATGCCATCGTCGGCGCCTTGATGATCCTCGACGCGCCGCTGCGTCAGGCCGGCATCCGCCCCTCGCTCACCGCCGTCCCACCGGATCTCAAGGTGATGGCGCGCCGCGTCGAGCTCGAGCAGGTGCTGGTCAACCTGATGCGCAACGCCATCGAGGCGCTGTCCGCCTCCGCCGCGCCGGCGGGCGGGGACAACCCGGCGGCGCCGCTCGCGGTCGGGGTGCGGGTCGAGGGCGAGCGTGTCGTCGTCGCCATCGCCGACCGCGGACCGGGCCTGACGGAACCGGAGGTGGCGGCGTTGTTCACCCCGTTCCGCACCTCGAAGCCGAAGGGCCTCGGCCTCGGTCTCGTTATCTGCCACGACATCGTCGCCCGCTTCGGCGGCACGCTCACCGCGGCGTGCCGGCCGGGGGAGGGCTGCGTCTTCACCATCGTTCTCCAGAGGGCGTCTCAACCATGA
- a CDS encoding VOC family protein → MFAPSALLLPVADPSASARFYAEILGLAPVEASPTFVLFVLPSGLALGLWDKAGVVPAPTAAAGCLEIGFKVANGAGVDAAHADWRAKGCMIALAPTDLDFGRSFVALDPDGHRLRVYALYEEV, encoded by the coding sequence ATGTTCGCCCCCAGCGCCCTTCTTCTTCCCGTCGCCGACCCGTCGGCCAGCGCCCGATTCTATGCCGAGATTCTCGGCCTCGCCCCCGTGGAGGCGAGCCCGACCTTCGTGCTGTTCGTGCTTCCCTCGGGCCTCGCGCTCGGGCTTTGGGACAAGGCGGGCGTCGTCCCGGCGCCCACTGCCGCCGCCGGGTGCCTCGAGATCGGCTTCAAGGTGGCGAACGGCGCGGGCGTCGACGCCGCCCACGCGGATTGGCGGGCGAAGGGCTGCATGATCGCTCTCGCGCCGACCGATCTCGATTTTGGCCGCAGCTTCGTGGCGCTCGATCCCGACGGCCATCGGCTGCGGGTCTATGCCCTCTACGAGGAGGTCTGA
- the ubiB gene encoding 2-polyprenylphenol 6-hydroxylase yields MGFAIAPLYRLARAGYVMAREGVFSLVPPIDLPPAARFALRVGRAFERAGARSAEDDARLTEAFNRLGPSYVKLGQFLATRPDVVGQDAANELAKLQDRVPPVDDAMIRAAVEEGLGAPIDSLFVKFGPAVAAASIAQVHRATVRDADGTEREVAVKVLKPGVAVRFARDLESYYVAARMVERFLPVTRRLRPLAIVDTLARSVTLEMDLRLEAAALSEMAENTDEDEGFRVPSVDWRRTAKTVLTMEWIDGIKLSDAERIDAAGIDRVKLANTIMQSFLRHAVRDGFFHADMHQGNLLVEPNGTLVALDLGIMGRLNDAERRFLAEILYGFIRRDYHRVAEVHFEAGYVPRGQDVDVFAQALRAIGEPIRGHTAQEISMARLLTQLFEVTELFAMYTQPRLIMLQKTMVVVEGVARSVDPDLDMWRTAEPVVGDWIARRLGPAGRLESAGSGFGALIKLVSDLPTLAERAERISASLADMSEKGIVLEERSLEALAAAESRRGRSGRLALWVGALSLLAIALKVVFGT; encoded by the coding sequence ATGGGCTTCGCGATCGCCCCGCTCTACCGCCTCGCCCGCGCCGGTTACGTGATGGCGCGGGAAGGGGTTTTTTCCCTCGTCCCGCCGATCGACCTGCCGCCGGCGGCGCGTTTCGCGCTCCGGGTCGGGCGCGCCTTCGAGCGCGCCGGTGCCCGTAGTGCCGAGGACGACGCGCGGCTCACCGAGGCCTTCAACCGGCTCGGGCCGTCCTATGTGAAGCTCGGCCAGTTTCTCGCGACCCGGCCCGACGTGGTCGGCCAGGACGCGGCGAACGAGCTCGCCAAGCTCCAGGATCGCGTGCCGCCGGTGGACGACGCGATGATCCGCGCCGCCGTCGAAGAGGGGCTCGGCGCCCCGATCGACAGCCTGTTCGTCAAATTCGGCCCGGCGGTGGCCGCCGCCTCGATCGCCCAGGTCCACCGCGCGACGGTGCGCGACGCCGACGGCACCGAGCGCGAGGTCGCGGTCAAGGTGTTGAAGCCCGGCGTCGCCGTGCGCTTCGCCCGCGATCTCGAAAGCTATTATGTCGCCGCCCGCATGGTGGAGCGCTTCCTGCCGGTGACGCGGCGGCTGCGCCCGCTCGCCATCGTCGATACGCTCGCCCGCTCGGTCACCCTCGAGATGGACCTCCGCCTCGAGGCCGCCGCGCTCTCCGAGATGGCGGAGAACACGGACGAAGACGAGGGCTTCCGGGTCCCTTCGGTCGACTGGCGGCGCACCGCCAAGACCGTGCTGACGATGGAATGGATCGACGGCATCAAGCTCTCCGACGCGGAGCGCATCGATGCCGCCGGCATCGACCGGGTGAAGCTCGCCAACACCATCATGCAATCGTTCCTGCGCCATGCGGTGCGGGACGGCTTCTTCCACGCCGACATGCACCAGGGCAACCTCCTGGTGGAGCCGAACGGCACGCTGGTCGCCCTCGATCTCGGCATCATGGGCCGTCTCAACGACGCCGAGCGGCGCTTCCTCGCCGAGATCCTCTACGGCTTCATCCGCCGCGATTACCACCGGGTGGCCGAGGTCCATTTCGAGGCGGGCTACGTGCCGCGCGGACAGGACGTCGACGTGTTCGCCCAGGCGCTGCGGGCCATCGGCGAGCCGATCCGCGGCCACACCGCCCAGGAAATCTCCATGGCGCGGCTCCTCACCCAGCTCTTCGAGGTGACCGAGCTGTTCGCCATGTACACCCAGCCGCGGCTCATCATGCTGCAGAAGACCATGGTGGTGGTGGAGGGTGTCGCGCGGTCGGTCGATCCGGATCTCGACATGTGGCGAACCGCCGAACCCGTCGTCGGCGACTGGATCGCCCGCCGCCTCGGCCCCGCCGGCCGGCTCGAAAGCGCCGGCAGCGGCTTCGGGGCGCTCATCAAGCTCGTCTCGGACCTGCCGACCCTCGCCGAGCGGGCCGAGCGGATCTCCGCCTCGCTCGCCGACATGAGCGAGAAGGGAATCGTGCTCGAAGAGCGCAGCCTCGAGGCGCTCGCCGCCGCCGAATCGCGCCGCGGCCGCTCGGGCCGGCTCGCCTTGTGGGTCGGGGCGCTCTCGCTCCTCGCCATCGCGCTCAAGGTGGTGTTCGGGACCTGA
- a CDS encoding helix-turn-helix transcriptional regulator produces MNITMKPDVAGLGGFLRDRRARLVPDAGLAGRRRTPGLRREEVAARAGVSVTWYTWLEQGRGGPPSDEVLERLARALELDAAGREALFLLARQRPPPIEPAPSSPVTPAVQRVLDGLATSPAFVKTAAWDVVAWNAAACVVFGDYDAIPPAERNGLRRLFGDPAHRARLPDWEEIARFAAGVLRLDVTRGFPDAIALAAELLETSAEFRRVWAAGEVRTQGSGLKRMLLPGGGLVTFDYATFAVDGGPGLSMMVFSPLSETDARTIADLVARRAEQAATDPRAQAQAGSTQPFSS; encoded by the coding sequence ATGAACATCACCATGAAGCCGGATGTCGCCGGCCTCGGCGGTTTTCTGCGCGATCGGCGTGCCCGTCTCGTCCCCGATGCGGGTCTCGCCGGACGCCGGCGCACGCCGGGTCTGCGGCGCGAGGAAGTGGCGGCGCGGGCCGGGGTCAGCGTCACCTGGTACACGTGGCTCGAGCAGGGCCGTGGCGGTCCTCCGTCCGACGAAGTGCTGGAGCGGCTCGCCCGGGCCCTCGAACTTGATGCGGCGGGGCGTGAGGCGCTCTTTCTGCTCGCCCGCCAACGGCCGCCGCCGATCGAGCCGGCGCCGTCCTCACCCGTCACTCCCGCGGTTCAGCGGGTTCTCGACGGCCTCGCCACCAGCCCGGCCTTCGTCAAGACCGCGGCCTGGGACGTCGTCGCCTGGAATGCGGCCGCCTGCGTGGTGTTCGGCGATTACGACGCGATTCCCCCGGCCGAGCGCAACGGCCTGCGCCGTCTGTTCGGCGACCCCGCGCACCGCGCCCGCCTGCCCGACTGGGAGGAGATCGCCCGCTTCGCCGCGGGCGTGCTGCGGCTCGACGTGACGCGGGGGTTCCCCGACGCCATCGCCCTCGCCGCCGAACTGCTGGAAACGAGCGCGGAGTTCCGCCGCGTCTGGGCGGCAGGCGAGGTGCGGACCCAGGGCAGCGGCCTCAAGCGCATGCTGCTCCCGGGGGGCGGGCTCGTCACCTTCGATTACGCGACCTTCGCCGTCGACGGCGGCCCCGGCCTCTCGATGATGGTATTCTCGCCGCTCTCCGAGACGGACGCGCGCACCATCGCCGACCTCGTCGCCCGACGAGCCGAACAGGCGGCGACGGATCCCCGTGCTCAGGCCCAGGCCGGATCAACCCAGCCGTTCTCGTCATAA
- a CDS encoding sigma-54-dependent transcriptional regulator — MSGQDPAGLDVVFVDDDDDLRDANVQALELAGFRPRPFSSAAGVAESLSVDFPGVVVTDVRLPGIDGIELFRRIRALDADLPVVLISGHADIAMAVEAMSEGAYDFIAKPYAGDRLVETLRRALEKRALVIENRRLRELAAAEGAAESESALIGEAPAMVRLRQMIQDLADVDVDVLVLGETGTGKEVVANLLHRLGRRRRHPFVALNCGALPETVIESELFGYEAGAFTGAQKKRIGRIEHSSGGTLFLDELESMPASAQVKLLRVLEAREIAPLGSNELRPVDLRVVAATKVDLADPAARGDFRTDLFYRLNVVTLRIPPLRERRRDVPLLFAHFLARAARKYGRQPPKLDRAIERHLVENTWAGNVRELVHFAERVALGLPETRPAARPAGGAEPQSLPERLGIIEANMIREALEAHRGDVRATLEALGIPRKTFYDKLARYGIERAAYEAER, encoded by the coding sequence ATGAGCGGGCAGGATCCGGCCGGCCTCGATGTCGTGTTCGTCGACGACGACGACGACCTGCGCGACGCCAACGTGCAGGCCTTGGAGCTCGCCGGCTTCCGGCCGCGCCCCTTCTCGTCCGCCGCAGGCGTGGCGGAGAGCCTGAGCGTGGATTTTCCCGGTGTCGTCGTCACCGATGTGCGACTGCCCGGCATCGACGGCATCGAGCTTTTTCGCCGTATCCGCGCCCTCGATGCCGACCTTCCGGTGGTGCTGATTTCCGGCCATGCCGATATCGCGATGGCGGTGGAGGCGATGAGCGAGGGCGCCTACGACTTCATCGCCAAGCCCTATGCGGGCGACCGGCTCGTCGAGACGCTGCGGCGCGCGCTCGAGAAGCGGGCCCTCGTCATTGAGAACCGCCGCCTGCGCGAGCTCGCGGCGGCGGAAGGGGCGGCGGAGAGCGAGAGCGCCCTGATCGGCGAGGCGCCGGCCATGGTGCGGCTGCGCCAGATGATCCAGGACCTCGCCGACGTCGATGTCGACGTCCTGGTGCTGGGCGAGACCGGGACCGGCAAGGAGGTCGTGGCGAACCTGCTCCATCGCCTCGGCCGGCGGCGGCGGCATCCCTTCGTCGCGCTCAATTGTGGGGCGCTGCCGGAGACGGTGATCGAGAGCGAATTGTTCGGCTATGAGGCCGGCGCCTTCACCGGCGCGCAGAAGAAGCGCATCGGCCGCATCGAGCATTCGAGCGGCGGCACGCTCTTCCTCGACGAGCTCGAAAGCATGCCGGCGAGCGCGCAGGTGAAGCTTCTCAGGGTGTTGGAGGCCCGCGAGATCGCCCCGCTCGGCTCCAACGAGCTGCGGCCGGTCGATCTGCGCGTCGTCGCGGCCACAAAGGTCGATCTCGCCGATCCGGCGGCGCGGGGCGATTTCCGCACCGACCTTTTCTATCGCCTCAACGTGGTGACCCTGCGCATCCCGCCCTTGCGGGAGCGGCGGCGCGACGTGCCCTTGCTGTTCGCCCACTTCCTCGCCCGGGCGGCGCGCAAATATGGCCGGCAGCCGCCGAAGCTCGACCGTGCGATCGAGCGCCATCTCGTCGAGAACACGTGGGCGGGCAATGTCCGCGAACTCGTCCACTTCGCGGAGCGGGTCGCGCTGGGGCTGCCCGAGACCCGGCCCGCGGCGCGTCCGGCGGGCGGTGCCGAGCCCCAGAGCCTGCCGGAGCGGCTCGGAATCATCGAGGCCAACATGATCCGCGAGGCCCTGGAGGCCCATCGCGGAGACGTGCGGGCGACGCTGGAGGCGCTCGGCATCCCCCGCAAGACCTTCTACGACAAGCTCGCCCGTTACGGCATCGAGCGCGCCGCCTACGAGGCGGAGCGGTAA
- a CDS encoding dicarboxylate/amino acid:cation symporter, with translation MALIAPAAAGHSPSARPKKFYQQLYVQVLFAIAVGITVGHFWPETGAALKPLGDAFIKLVKMIIAPVIFLTVATGIAGMTDMQKVGRVAGKAMLYFLCFSTLALVIGLIIGNVIQPGTGLHIDPNSLDAKAVQTYATKAHDASVVGFLQNIIPDTVTGAFASGDILQVLFFSVLFGTALALVGERGKPITDFLQNLTVPVFKLVAILMKAAPIGAFGAMSFTIGKYGIGSVANLAMLIGTFYLTAAVFIVLVLGAVCRYNGISIFALIRYIKEEILLVIGTSSSEAALPSLMEKLEAAGCKRSVVGLVVPTGYSFNLDGTNIYMTLAALFIAQAMDIHLSLQDQVLLLLVAMLSSKGAAGITGAGFITLAATLSVVPAVPVAGLALILGIDRFMSECRAVTNFIGNAVATIVVARWEGELDTARLKAALAGRLPEDVSDLASEDERMPLPHLPPVPAE, from the coding sequence ATGGCGCTCATCGCCCCCGCTGCGGCAGGCCATTCGCCGTCCGCCCGCCCGAAGAAGTTCTACCAGCAGCTCTACGTCCAGGTGCTGTTCGCCATCGCGGTCGGCATCACGGTCGGCCATTTCTGGCCGGAGACCGGGGCCGCCCTGAAGCCGCTCGGCGACGCCTTCATCAAGCTCGTGAAGATGATCATCGCGCCGGTGATCTTCCTGACCGTCGCGACCGGCATCGCCGGCATGACCGACATGCAGAAGGTCGGGCGCGTCGCCGGCAAGGCGATGCTCTATTTCCTCTGCTTCTCGACGCTGGCGCTCGTCATCGGCCTCATCATCGGCAACGTGATCCAGCCCGGCACCGGCCTACACATCGATCCGAACAGCCTCGACGCCAAGGCGGTGCAGACCTACGCCACCAAGGCTCATGACGCGAGCGTGGTCGGTTTCCTCCAGAACATCATTCCGGACACCGTCACCGGCGCCTTCGCCTCGGGCGACATCCTCCAGGTTCTGTTCTTCTCCGTGCTGTTCGGCACGGCCCTCGCCCTCGTCGGCGAGCGCGGCAAGCCAATCACCGACTTCCTCCAGAACCTGACCGTGCCGGTCTTCAAGCTGGTCGCGATCCTGATGAAGGCCGCGCCGATCGGGGCGTTCGGCGCCATGTCGTTCACCATCGGCAAGTACGGCATCGGTTCGGTCGCAAACTTGGCGATGCTGATCGGCACCTTCTACCTGACCGCCGCGGTGTTCATCGTCCTCGTGCTCGGCGCCGTGTGCCGCTACAACGGCATCTCGATCTTCGCCCTCATCCGCTACATCAAGGAAGAGATCCTGCTCGTCATCGGCACCTCCTCGTCGGAGGCCGCGCTGCCGAGCCTGATGGAAAAGTTGGAGGCCGCCGGCTGCAAGCGGTCGGTGGTCGGCCTCGTGGTGCCGACCGGCTATTCCTTCAACCTCGACGGCACCAATATCTACATGACGCTGGCGGCGCTGTTCATCGCCCAGGCGATGGACATCCACCTGTCGCTGCAGGATCAGGTCCTCCTGCTGCTCGTCGCGATGCTGTCCTCGAAGGGGGCCGCGGGCATCACCGGCGCCGGCTTCATCACCCTCGCCGCCACGCTGTCGGTGGTGCCGGCCGTGCCGGTCGCCGGCCTCGCCTTGATCCTCGGCATCGACCGCTTCATGTCCGAATGCCGCGCCGTGACGAACTTCATCGGCAACGCGGTCGCGACCATCGTCGTCGCCCGCTGGGAGGGCGAGCTCGACACCGCCCGCCTCAAGGCCGCCCTCGCCGGCCGCCTGCCCGAAGACGTCTCCGATCTCGCCTCGGAGGACGAGCGCATGCCCCTTCCGCACCTCCCGCCCGTTCCGGCGGAGTGA
- a CDS encoding 4-hydroxyphenylacetate 3-hydroxylase N-terminal domain-containing protein: MLNIQAALAEPVDRIAPFTGAGYLESLRDDRNVFIYGQRVGDVTEHPGFRNSARSLARLYDALHAPETAGDLTCPTDTPNGGFTHRSFRSASSVADLEGQQRAIGGWARMTYGWMGRTPDYKASIINTLGPNADYYGPFAENARAWYQRVQDEVLFVSHALVNPPVDRARPPSETREVYLHVDEETDAGIRVSGAKVVATSAATSHYAFLQHHGPVDNGVASLTMMFFAAIDAPGLKLFCRNSYEQQAKATGTPFDFPLASRFDENDAIIVFDRVFIPWENVLVYRTESLPPDFPLAAGFMQGMAFHGCTRLAVKLDFMAGLISKALHATSGDEFRGNQVMLGEVIAYRHLFWSLSNAMAACPTQFAGGAMLPNLQAALAYRALAPDAYGRVKEIVHKIVASALIYMPSTSRDFDNSEIEPYLARYVRGSNGIDHRQRIKIMKLLWDAVGSEFGGRHELYERNYLGNHEEVKLRLQSIARFDGSFAEMDGLVDRCLADYDENGWVDPAWA, from the coding sequence ATGCTGAATATCCAAGCGGCTCTTGCGGAGCCGGTCGATCGCATCGCCCCGTTCACGGGCGCGGGCTATCTCGAGAGCCTGCGAGACGATCGCAATGTCTTCATCTATGGGCAGCGGGTCGGCGACGTAACAGAACACCCGGGTTTCCGAAACTCGGCCCGTTCTCTCGCCCGGCTCTATGATGCGCTTCACGCGCCGGAGACGGCCGGCGATCTCACCTGCCCGACCGATACCCCCAATGGGGGATTTACCCATCGCTCGTTCCGCTCCGCGTCCTCGGTCGCCGATCTCGAAGGACAGCAGCGCGCGATCGGCGGCTGGGCGCGCATGACCTACGGCTGGATGGGGCGCACGCCGGACTACAAGGCCTCGATCATCAACACACTCGGCCCAAACGCCGATTATTACGGCCCGTTCGCCGAGAACGCCCGGGCTTGGTACCAGCGGGTCCAGGACGAGGTCCTGTTCGTCAGCCATGCGCTCGTCAATCCGCCGGTGGACCGGGCGCGGCCGCCGAGCGAGACGCGCGAGGTCTATCTCCACGTCGATGAAGAGACGGACGCGGGCATCCGCGTCTCCGGCGCCAAGGTGGTGGCGACGTCCGCCGCCACCTCGCACTATGCCTTCCTGCAGCACCACGGCCCGGTCGACAACGGGGTGGCGAGCCTGACGATGATGTTCTTCGCCGCCATCGACGCGCCAGGGTTGAAGCTGTTCTGCCGCAATTCCTACGAACAGCAGGCGAAGGCCACCGGCACGCCGTTCGATTTCCCGCTCGCCTCTCGGTTCGACGAGAACGATGCGATCATCGTGTTCGACCGCGTCTTCATCCCGTGGGAGAACGTCCTCGTCTACCGCACCGAGAGCCTGCCGCCGGACTTTCCGCTCGCCGCCGGCTTCATGCAGGGCATGGCCTTCCATGGCTGCACGCGGCTCGCGGTGAAGCTCGATTTCATGGCCGGCCTGATCTCGAAGGCCTTGCACGCCACAAGCGGCGACGAGTTCCGCGGCAACCAGGTGATGCTCGGCGAGGTCATCGCCTACCGCCATCTGTTCTGGTCGCTGAGCAATGCCATGGCAGCCTGTCCGACCCAGTTTGCGGGCGGCGCCATGCTGCCGAATCTCCAAGCCGCCCTCGCCTACCGGGCGCTCGCCCCCGACGCCTACGGACGGGTGAAGGAGATCGTGCACAAGATCGTCGCCTCGGCTCTGATCTACATGCCCTCGACCTCGCGCGATTTCGACAATTCCGAGATCGAGCCCTACCTCGCCCGCTATGTCCGCGGCTCGAACGGCATCGATCACCGTCAGCGGATCAAGATCATGAAGCTGCTCTGGGACGCAGTCGGCAGCGAGTTCGGCGGTCGGCACGAGCTCTACGAGCGCAATTATCTCGGCAACCACGAGGAGGTGAAGTTGCGCCTCCAGTCGATCGCACGTTTCGACGGCTCGTTCGCCGAGATGGACGGTCTCGTCGACCGCTGCCTCGCCGATTATGACGAGAACGGCTGGGTTGATCCGGCCTGGGCCTGA
- a CDS encoding PRC-barrel domain-containing protein, producing MPIRSAMFRTIVLAILIAGLLPHAAAAQNATGEEAVPLDPPVSGNAAAAAAGPAAPKAQPPSGAFTTPTHSAAERDALKPGEPAAQHELADNAEMLIGKPLVTRDGEEVGRVVDISRDATGQVTAIHVEMGGVMGFLGDRVALKPTEIAPGRDKAVAALTRDELDRKQSNPD from the coding sequence ATGCCGATCCGGTCCGCCATGTTCCGCACAATCGTGCTCGCGATCCTGATCGCGGGCCTTCTGCCGCACGCCGCGGCGGCCCAGAACGCCACCGGCGAGGAGGCCGTCCCGCTCGACCCTCCCGTCAGCGGCAATGCCGCCGCGGCGGCGGCCGGGCCGGCGGCCCCCAAGGCACAGCCGCCCTCCGGCGCCTTCACCACGCCGACCCACAGCGCCGCCGAGCGCGATGCCCTGAAGCCGGGCGAACCGGCGGCCCAGCACGAACTCGCCGACAATGCCGAGATGCTGATCGGCAAGCCGCTCGTCACCCGCGACGGCGAGGAGGTCGGGAGGGTCGTCGACATTTCCCGCGATGCGACGGGACAGGTGACGGCGATCCACGTCGAGATGGGCGGCGTGATGGGATTCTTGGGCGACCGCGTGGCGCTGAAGCCGACCGAGATCGCCCCCGGCCGCGATAAGGCGGTCGCCGCCCTGACCCGCGACGAGCTCGACCGCAAGCAGAGCAACCCCGACTGA